GGCTCGTCGGCGTCCGCGACATCGAGCCGGAGGCGGGCGACACGGAGGTACGGCCCGAGGGCCGGGCCGTCCGGGCGGACGACGTCCGGTTCGGCTACCGCGAGGGGGTCGACGTGCTGCACGAGGTGTCCCTGAAGGTGGCACCGGGCACCCGGCTGGCCCTGGTCGGCCCGTCCGGCGCGGGCAAGTCGACCCTCGGCCGCCTCCTCGCGGGCATCTACGCCCCGCGGACCGGCTCGGTCACCCTCGGCGCGGCCGAGCTGGCGCGGATGCCCGCCGAGCGGATCCGTGAGCACGTGGCCCTGGTCAATCAGGAGCACCACGTCTTCGTGGGCTCGCTCCGCGACAATCTGCTCCTGGCCCGGACCGGGGCCACGGACACCGAGCTGTGGGCGGCACTCACGGCGGTGGACGCGGAGGGCTGGGCGCGGGGCCTCGACGAGGGCCTGGACACCGAGGTCGGCTCGGGCGGCCGGGCGCTGACGCCGGCGCAGGCCCAGCAGATCGCCCTGGCCCGACTCGTCCTGGCGGATCCGCACACCCTGGTCCTGGACGAGGCGACCTCGTTGCTCGACCCCCGGGCGGCCCGGCATCTGGAGCGGTCCCTCGGCCGGGTCCTGGACGGCCGGACGGTCGTGGCCATCGCGCACCGGCTGCACACCGCGCACGACGCCGACCTGATCGCGGTGGTCGAGTCCGGCCGGATCAGCGAGCTGGGCAGCCACGCGGAACTGGTGGCGGCGGACGGGGCGTACGCGGCGCTGTGGAGGTCCTGGCACGGGTGACACCGAACGGGAGGGGGCCGGGCCGGGGCGTCGGAAGACGTACCGCCCGGCACCCTCCCGTCGGCTCCGGTTCAGTAGCCGATCGTGAACCGGCGCTGGACGAAACGGGGCAGTTCCGCCTCGTCGACGAGGGCCACGGCCGCGTCCTCCGCGGAGACGCGGCTGCGTCCTTCGGCGTCGCGGACCGGCTGGTCCTCGCCGACGCGGAAGCGGCCGGTGCGCTCGCCGGGCGCGATGTCCTCGGCGGGGCTGAAGTAGGTCCAGCGGCGGTTGGAGGTGCGCAGCACGTTCAGGGCGTCGCGGTGGCCGCGTACCGCCGCCGCGTAGGCGCGGGGCAGGCCGACGCCGTCGAGGGTCTCGTGGAGACGGTCCTCCGCGTCGGCGAGCACCACGCCGGGCTCGATCTCCAGGCTGCCGGCGCCGCCGATCACGATGAGCCGGGTCCTGGGGTGGCTTTCGAGGGCCTTGAGCAGGGCGCGGGCCGCGGTGGCGTAGACCCCGGCGTCGGCGATCGAACGCCGGACGGTGTCCGCCATGTCCTGGGCGGCGTTCCCGGGCTGGAAGGCGCTGATGAGGACGTCCAGTCCGGGCAGGACGGCGGCGACGGCGGCCGGGTCGAGGACGTCGAGGCTCTGCCAGGTGATGTTCTCCCGGGCCTCCCGGGCCGCCGCCTCCGTGGCGTCGCGGCTGAATGCCCTGATGTGGTGCCCGCGTCCCAGTGCCTCCGCGACGACGCGGCTGCCGATGGTGCCGGTGGCTCCGACGACTCCGATGTGCATGGCTCTCCCCTGTGCTCGCACGCTTCGGCGCGTCACTGACGTAACGCCGTGCGAAAACTATACGCCGTGAAGTTCACGGCGTGCAGTTTCCGTACGGCCACCAAGGGAGGGATAGGCTGCCCGCATGACCGGGACATCAGGAACACGGACGGGGGCCACCCCGGCCGGGCGGGGCCGTCGTGAGCGGCTGCGGGCCGAGACCACGGCCGAGATCAAGGACACGGCCCTGCGCCTGATGGCCTCGGGCGGCCCCGACGCGATCACCCTGCGGGCCATCGCCCGGGAGATGGGGATGACGGCCAACGCGATCTACGGCTACTTCGCCACCCGCGACGACCTGGTCACCACGCTCATCGACGACGTGTACTCGGCGCTGGCCGACGCCGTGGAAGCGGCCTGGGCCGAAGCGGCCGACCGGGGCCCCGCCGACGCGGCGCCCCCGAGCCCCGCCGGAGCCTCCGTCCGAGCCCCGGCCGAATTCTCCTCCGAAGCCCCCGCCGGGGACCCGGCCGCGCGGATCCTCGCCTGGGCCCGCGCCTTCCGCGGCTGGGCCCTGAACCACCCCGAGGGCTTCCGGCTGGTCTACGGCGACCCCGTGCCCGGCTACCGGGCCCCGGCAGAGGGCCCCGCGCCGGACGCGGCCCGCCGGGTCTGCACCGGCCTCGCCGGACTCGCCGCGGCGGCCTGGCCGTACGCCGAACCGCTCTACCGGGACAGCGCGTTCACCTGGGACGACTTCGACGCCGGGCTGCTCGACAAGGTGCGCCCGGCCTTCCCCGACCTGCCGCCGGCCGGCGTCGCCCTCGCGCTACGGCTCTGGGGGCACCTGCACGGACTCGTGGCCCTGGAGGTGTACGGGCATCTCGGCCGGCAGACCACGAGCCCGGACAAGCTCTTCCAGGAGGAGCTGACCCGGCTCGTGACGACGCTGGGCGTCCCCCGCACCGCCTGAACGCCGCGATCCCGGCCTGATCGACGGGACAGCTCCTAGAAGAAGCCGAGCGCCGAGGCTCCGCCCACCCCGCCGAGCACCATGAAGGCGGGCATCAGGACCTTCAGCTCGACCCAGCTGCCGGCCCGGAAGCGCATGGCCTTCGGCGGGCCGATCGGGTACCAGCGCTTCCGGCCGACCGGGATGGGCCAGAGGATCGGGCAGCCGGAGACGGTGAGCGCGTCGCCGATGTCGTGGACGAGGGCACCGACCACGATCGGCAGCCCGAGCCACAGGTACTCCTGACCGGGGCCCGTGAAGAACCAGTCCGAGCCGTTGCCCGGCTTGTCGAGGACGCCCGCGAGGATCCACGCGCTGGTCGCGCCGAGCAGCCAGACCAGCACGTCGCTGGACATCCGGGCGGCCCGCCACAGCAGGCCTTCCACGGCCAGGACCAGGTGCACGAAGAGGATCGCGAGCACCGCCCACCGGCCCCCGGTGACCGCCGCGACGGACGCGCCGCCGCCGATCAGGACCGCCCAGAGCCAGGTGTGGGTGAGGGTCCGGTGACCGCCGGACCTGCGGGGGTCGGCGGTGGAGCGGGTCGCCTTGTAGACGGCGTACGACAGCTTGTCGACGATCTCGCACAGGAGCTTGGAGACCGGTCCGAAGGCCCGCGAGATGGTGGCCGACTTGTGGTCCAGGTCGGGGGCCAGCGCCGCGCCCGCGCAGATGAGGGCGCCGACGACGAGAACCGGCCATGGCATCGGGCGGTCGAAGGCCGCGGCGGCCGCTCCGACACCCAGCCAGGCCGCCGCTCCGGACAGCGAGTGTGCCGGTCCCATCATGGTTGGCCCGCCCCGTTTCTCCCCTGCCGGCGCTCAGTTGACGACCGGTCGACGGACGAGCCTATCGTCCGTGATCTTCGAACCGGTGGCCGGTTCCCTCATCCGAGCGGAATCCAGGCAAGATGGGGGGCGTGACCCTTATCGATCAGCTGCCGCCGACCGCCGACCCCGACGCCCTCTTCGAGGCCTTCTCCTCCTGGGCCGAGGACCGGGGCATCACGCTCTACCCGGCCCAGGAAGAGGCGCTGATCGAGGTCGTCTCCGGGGCCAACGTGATCCTCTCCACGCCCACCGGATCGGGAAAGTCGCTGGTCGCCGCGGCTGCCCACTTCACCGCGCTCGCGAACGACCAGGTGACCTTCTACACCGCGCCGATCAAGGCGCTGGTGTCCGAGAAGTTCTTCGACCTGTGCAAGATCTTCGGCACCGAGAACGTCGGCATGCTGACCGGCGACGCCTCCGTGAACGCGGACGCCCCGGTGATCTGCTGTACCGCCGAGGTGCTGGCCTCCATCGCGCTGCGGGACGGCAAGTACGCCGACATCGGCCAGGTCGTCATGGACGAGTTCCACTTCTACGCCGAGCAGGACCGCGGCTGGGCGTGGCAGATCCCGATCCTGGAACTCCCCCAGGCGCAGTTCGTCCTCATGTCGGCGACGCTCGGCGACGTGTCGATGTTCGAGAAGGACCTGACCCGGCGCACGGGCAAGCCGACCTCGGTGGTCCGCTCGGCGACCCGGCCGGTGCCGCTCTCGTACGAGTACGTGCTCACGCCGATCACGGAAACCCTGACCGAGCTCCTGGAGACCAGGCAGGCTCCGGTGTACATCGTGCACTTCACGCAGGCGCAGGCCGTCGAGCGGGCCCAGTCGCTGATGAGCATCAACATGTGCACGCGCGAGGAGAAGGACAAGATCGCCGAGCTGATCGGCAACTTCCGCTTCACCACCAAGTTCGGCCAGAACCTGTCGCGTTACGTGCGCCACGGCATCGGCGTGCACCACGCGGGCATGCTGCCGAAGTACCGGCGGCTCGTCGAGAAGCTGGCGCAGGCCGGTCTCCTGAAGGTGATCTGCGGGACGGACACGCTCGGCGTGGGCGTGAACGTTCCCATCCGCACGGTCCTCTTCACCGCCCTCACGAAGTACGACGGCAACCGGGTGCGGACCCTGCGCGCGCGTGAGTTCCACCAGATCGCGGGCCGCGCCGGCCGGGCCGGCTTCGACACCGCCGGTTACGTGGTCGCCCAGGCCCCCGAGCACGTCATCGAGAACGAGAAGGCGCTCGCCAAGGCCGGCGACGACCCCAAGAAGCGCCGCAAGGTCGTCCGCAAGAAGGCACCGGAGGGCTTCGTCGCCTGGAGCGACACCACCTTCGACCGGCTCATCGACGCCGAGCCCGAGCCGCTGACCTCGCGCTTCAAGGTCACCAACATCATGCTGCTCTCGGTGATCGCCCGCCCGGGCAACGCCTTCGAGGCGATGCGCAAGCTCCTGGAGGACAACCACGAGCCGCGCAAGGCGCAGCTGCGGCACATCCGCCGCGCCATCGCGATCTACCGCTCCCTGCTCGACGGCGGTGTCGTCGAGCAGCTGGACACGCCGGACGCCGAGGGCCGCACGATCCGTCTGACGGTCGACCTGCAGCAGGACTTCGCACTGAACCAGCCGCTGTCGACGTTCGCGCTCGCCGCCTTCGACCTGCTGGACCCGGAATCCCCCTCGTACGCCCTGGACATGGTCTCGGTCGTCGAGTCGACGCTGGACGACCCGCGCCAGATCCTCGCCGCCATGCAGAACAAGGCGCGCGGCGAGGCCGTCGGGCAGATGAAGGCGGACGGCGTCGAGTACGAGGAGCGGATGGAGCGGCTCCAGGACATCTCGTACCCGAAGCCGCTCGAAGAGCTGCTCTGGCACGCGTACAACGTCTACCGGACGTCGCACCCGTGGGTCGGCGACCACCCGGTGTCGCCGAAGTCGGTCATCCGTGACATGTACGAACGGGCGCTGACCTTCACCGAGTTCACCTCCTGGTACGAGCTGGCGCGGACCGAGGGCATCGTCCTGAGGTACCTCGCGAGCGCGTACAAGGCGCTCGACCACACCATCCCGGACGACCTCAAGACCGAGGACCTGGAGGACCTGATCGCCTGGCTGGGCGAGATGGTGCGCCAGGTGGACTCCTCGCTGCTCGACGAGTGGGAGCAGCTCGCCAACCCCGAGGTGCAGACCGCCGAGGAGGCCCAGGAGAAGGCCGACCAGGTCAAGCCGGTCACGGCCAACGCCCGCGCCTTCCGGGTCCTGGTGCGCAACGCCATGTTCCGCCGGGTGGAGCTCGCGGCCCTCGACAACGTGAGCGCGCTCGGCGAGATGGACGCCGAGGCGGGCTGGGACGCGGACGCGTGGGGCGAGGCGATGGACGCGTACTGGGACGAGTACGAGGACCTCGGTACCGGCCCCGACGCCCGTGGCCCGAAGCTGCTCTCCATCGAGGAGGACGCGGCCCACGGCCTGTGGCGCGTCCGGCAGACCTTCGCCGACCCGAACAACGACCATGACTGGGGCATCAGCGCGGAGGTGGATCTCGCGGCCTCCGACGAGGAGGGCCGCGCGGTCGTCCGCGTGACGTCCGTCGGACAGCTGTAGAGGAGAGGGCTGACGTGACCAATCCCGCCGAGAGGCTCGTCGATCTGCTCGACCTGGAGCAGATCGAGGTCAACATCTTCCGCGGGCGGAGCCCGCAGGAGTCGCTGCAGCGGGTCTTCGGCGGGCAGGTCGCCGGGCAGGCCCTCGTCGCGGCCGGCCGCACCACCGGGGGCGACCGGCCGGTGCACTCGCTGCACGCCTACTTCCTGCGGCCGGGGCGGCCCGGGGTGCCGATCGTCTACCAGGTGGAGCGGGTGCGGGACGGGCGGTCCTTCACGACCCGCCGCGTCACGGCGGTCCAGGAGGGCCGGACGATCTTCAACCTCACGGCCTCCTTCCATCTCCCGGAGGAGGGCGGCTTCGAGCACCAGCTGCCGCCGAGGCACCTGACGGACCCGGAGAGCCTGCCGAACCTCGCGGACGAGATCCGCGAGCACCTGGGGGCGCTGCCGGAGGCCCTGGAGCGGATGGCCCGTCGCCAGCCCTTCGACATCCGGTACGTGGACCGGCTGCGCTGGACCCGGGACGAGGTCAAGGGCGCGGACCCGCGCAGCGCGGTGTGGATGCGGGCCGTGGGGCCGCTCGGCGACGACCCGCTGATCCACACCTGCGCCCTGACGTACGCCTCGGACATGACGCTCCTGGACGCGGTGCGCATCCCGATCGAGCCGCTGTGGGGCCCGCGAGGCTTCGACATGGCGTCGCTGGACCACGCGATGTGGTTCCACCGGCCGTTCCGCGCGGACGAGTGGTTCCTGTACGACCAGGAGTCCCCGATCGCCACGGGCGGCCGGGGACTCGCGCGGGGCCGGATCTACGACCGCGAGGGACAGCTCCTGGTGTCGGTGGTCCAGGAGGGCCTGTTCAGAAAGCTCTGAGCGGGAGGGCGGGGGCGGGCCGGACCGCTCCCCCGGCCGGCTTCCTCGGCCCGTTCCCCCGGCCCGGTCACTCGTACTCGGTGCCGCCCTTGCGCGTCAGGTAGGCCGGGCTGACCGCCTTGGCGATGGCCCGGCCGCCGAGGACCGGGCTGTACCGCTCGGTCGCGGGCCGGATCACGACGCCCTCCCGCAGGTGGGCCTCCCGCCCGGAGACGGTCTCGCGGCCGCTCGCGTGGGCGAGGACCGTGTCCAGGTCGTACGGGCCGGAGTACAGCCGCGGGACGAGCGGGACCTCGCCCGCCTCCAGGACCTCGGCCGGGTCCAGCCACCGGACCCGGCCGTCGATCTCGGCCGAGACGTCGAACAGCGCGTAGCCGACGGTCTGTGAGCGGGCGTCGGCACCGTAGGCCAGGTCCTGCACCCCGGAGCCGTAGACCTCGCCGAAGAAGCCGACCCGGCGGGCGCCGAGACGTTTCGCCAGCCGCTCGGCGACGGCGGGCAGGCCATGGCCGTGGACGGCCCGCCAGTACAGATTGCGCGGGTCCTCCTGGAGGGCCAGGCCCTTCGACCCGAAGCCCTTGGACGAGACCTGGACGCGTCCCTCCTCGGCGAGGAAGGTCAGCAGGCAGGCCGAGCCGTGGAGCTTCTCCGTCAGGACGACGGGCTCGCCGGGCTCGAAGATCTCCGGATAACGCTGGAGGTTCTCGATGTCGACCCAGGGCAGCAGGTCGGGCGCGACCTCCACGTCACCGCTCATGGTCGGCGGTATCGGCGGCACCCACTTGGTGATCCCCAGCGTCTCGGCGAAGTCGGCCCCCTCGGCCGCCGCCCGCACCAGATCGGTGCCGGCGAGCGCGCCGGGCCGGCACACGATGCCCTGCGACAGCTCCCCGCGCAGCCGCACGGCCTTGACCCGGTCCGCCTTCCCGCCGGCGAGCCGTCCGGTCAGGCCGAGCTCCTCGATGAGCGCGGCCGGCAGCACGGCCTGCTCGGGGATGTAGACGGCGGCCTCCCCGGTCCGATACGCCCCCTTGGCGACGACGGCCCGGTAGAGGCCCACCTGGGCCAGCTCCAGGGCGTCGGCGTTCGGATGGGGATGGACGGTCAGGACTTCGGCGGTGACGCGCAGGGTCGACATTCTCAGGACTCCGGTTGCTCGGGTTTCGGTCTCATCGGGCCCACTGTGCCGACCCGGGAATCGGCTGGGCCAATGATTTGCCGCCTGATAGCGTCGTGATCTTCGCCGGATCGGTGCCCTGGTCCGAGCCCCGTCGGGCCGGCTCAGCCGGTGGCCGACGGGTCCATGCCCGGAAGGGTGTCCTGGTCGACCTCATGGCGCCGGGTGCGGATGTCCGGGGCCGGAGGATGCAGTTTCGCGTCGCAGGTGGGGCCCAGGCCCGTGCGGCGGGAGTCGGCCCCGGTGAGGGGTCGGCCGCAGAGACGGCAGGCGATCCGGCGCGGTCGGGCCCCCGGTTCTGCCTCCGGCGCGGAATCGATCGGGATTGCCAGTGGTTCGTCTCCCATGCTGAGATCAAACCCTATTCCGACGAGGAGCAGTCCATGAGCCTGTACGACATCCCGCTGAAGACCCTGACCGGCCAGCCGGTCTCCCTTGCCGACTACCGGGACCGCGCGGTCCTGGTCGTGAACGTCGCCTCCAAGTGCGGACTGACCCCGCAGTACGAGGGGCTGGAGAAGCTGCAGAAGGAGTACGGCGATCGCGGCTTCACCGTGCTCGGCGTGCCCTGCAACCAGTTCGCGGGCCAGGAGCCCGGCAGCGCCGACGAGATCCAGACCTTCTGCTCGACGACGTACGGCGTCTCCTTCCCGCTCCTGGAGAAGACCGACGTCAACGGCGAGGACCGCCACCCGCTCTACACGGAGCTGGTGAAGGCCGCCGACGCCGAGGGCGCGGCCGGTGACGTCCAGTGGAACTTCGAGAAGTTCCTGATCGGCCGCGACGGCCAGGTCACGCGCTTCCGTCCGCGCACCGAGCCCGACGCCCCCGAGATCGTCGCCGCGATCGAGTCTCAGCTTGTCTGACGTCGCGAACGGCATGGGGGTCGTCGAGCGGCTGCGGGCCGCGGGCTGCGTCTTCGCCGAGGAGGAGGCGGAGATGCTCCTCGCGGCCGCGGCCGGGCCCGCCGAGCTCGACCTGATGGTCGAGCGGCGCGCCTCGGGCCTGCCCCTGGAGCACGTCGTGGGCTGGGCCGCGTTCGCCGGGCTGCGCGTCGTGGTGGACGGCGGGGTGTTCGTCCCCCGGCGCCGTACGGAGTTCCTGATCGAGCACGCCGTGGACCTGGCCCGGCCGGGCGCCGTCTGCGTCGACCTGTGCTGCGGCTCCGGCGCGGCGGCCGCGGTCCTGCTCGACCGGGTCGAGGGCGCGGAGGTGCACGCCTCGGACATCGAGCCGGCGGCCGTGCGCTGCGCCCGCCGGAACGTCGAGCCGCGCGGCGGCCGGGTGTACGGGGGCGACCTCTTCGCCCCGCTGCCCCGGGAACTGCGGGGCCGGGTAGAGATCCTGGTCGCCAACGTGCCTTACGTCCCCACCGGGGACATCGGGCTGCTGCCCCCGGAGGCCCGCGACCACGAGCCGCTCGTCACCCTCGACGGCGGTCCTGACGGCCTCGACGTGCTGCGCCGGGTCGCCGCCGAGGCCCCGGAGTGGCTTGCGCCGGGCGGGCGGCTGCTGGTCGAGACGAGCGAGCGGCAGGCCGAGCGGGCGGTGGCCGCGGTCACCGCTCACGGAATGGAGGCCCGCGTCCTGAGCTGCGAGGAGCGGTACGCGACGGTGCTCGTCGCGACCTGGGCGGGCTGACGGGCTGACGGGCTGACGGGCTGACGGGCTGACGGGCTGAGTCCACCGAGGGGCTCGGCCGCCCGGACGTCCGGGCTCTCGCCGACGCCGGCCGGTTCCCTGCCTCAAGCGCCCCGGCGCCCGCCCGGATCCTCAGCGGCCGAAGGTGTCGATGTTCTCCACGAGCCAGCGACCGTCTCGGCGCACGACGTCGACGGCGAACATCGCGCCCGCGTAGACACCCTGGTCCTTGGCCTTGGCCGCCTTGTCCTTCGACGACCCGCCGGCCGTGCTCACGCTGCTCTGGTCGGCGTAGACCAGGACGCGGGCGCGGTCCCCGTCGATCCGCTCCACCGCGCTGTCGGTGACGGTCGTGGTGATCACCGTCTTCTGCTGGGCCGCCTGGGCGAGCACCCCGCCGAGCAGGGTCCGGTGCTGGGCGACGGCCTTGCCCGTCAGGAGCGTCTTGCCGGCCCGGTCGAAGGGGCCGGTGTCGGCGTGGTCGTACGAGAAGAGCGCGGCGACGGCGGCGCCCGTCTGCCCCTTGATCTCGCTGGTGCGGGCGAGATCCGTGAGGGCCGTGTTGCCGCGCGCGGGGTCGTCACGGAGTTCGCTCGCCCTGCTGTACGCCCATCCGGCGAAGCCGCCGAGCAGGAGCGTCAGGACGCAGAGGACGGCGAGGGGGACGCGGCCGGAGTTCCCTGCGCCCGTCTTCTCGCGGCCGGTGTTCCCGGCGCCGGCCTTCGCACTGCCGGAGTCCCCGGCGCCGGCCTTCGCACTGCCGGTCTTCTCGCCGCCGGGCCTCTCTCTGCCCCTGGGTTCCCCCTTCGGCTCCGCGGCCGTGTCCCGTACGGGCTCCACCGCCGGTCGTTCACCGGTGCGCGGGGCGGGTTCCGTGAGCAATCCCGCGGGCGTGCGGGACCTGCCGCCGGGTGCCTGCTGTTCGGCGAGAGCGGCCCGGCGGCGGCGCTGGCGGTTGAGGTGGTGGCGGGGCGTGGGCATCGTGCGTGTCCTTTCGGGTGCGGGCGGCTGTTCGCGGTACGGCCCGGTCAGCCGGCCGCCGTGCCGCCCACCGGGGCCTGCCCCAGCGCACTGAGCTTCCACTGGCCGTCGGTGCGGGTGAGTTCGCCGAGCATGCGGCTGTCCTTCTCCGTGCTCTTGCTGTCGGGCGTCGTGACGGTGATGCGCAGGGCGACGAGCAACCGGGCCCGTCCCGCCCGGTCGTCCAGTTCCGTGACGGCCCCGGACAGCACCCGGGCCGTGGTCACCGTCCGTGCGGTCCGCACCTGCCCGGTGAACTCCTCGCGTCCCTCCACCAGTTGTTTGTGGAGGTCACCGGTCGTGGAGGACTCCCAGAGGTCGAGGCCCTGCTCCACCCGCTGGTGGTCCAGGGTGTTGAGGTTCTGCACGGCCTGCTCCCCGGCGGCGAGCGCCTCGTCACGCTGCACGGCGTACGCGGCGGAGTCGTCGTGGGCGGCCGCGTACCAGTCCTGGCCGGCCCAGGCCGCGGAGGCCCCCGCGGCGAGGGTCAGCACGAGGGCCACGGCCAGGGCCGGGCGGATGCCCGCCGTGGTGCGGACCGGGCGTGTCATGGGGTGCTCCCGTCTCCCGCTCATGGTCAGCGGGCCTTGATGTCGACGATCAGCCACCGGTCGCCCTGGAACGTCGCGGTGACGGTGAGCTGGGCCGCGGCGGACGTGGCGGTGGTCTCGTCCTGACCCGCCTTGTCCTGACGCGCCTTGTCCTGGCCCGCGCCGGACCGACCGGTGCCCTCCCGGCGCGAGGTCTGGTCGAGGAACACGAGGAGACGGGCGGTGTTCCCGTCGAGTTCGATCACTCCGGTGCGGACGGTCTGGGTGCTGAGGGTGATCCGCTGCTCTACCAGCTTGGCGCGGACCTGGGCGAACAGGTCCGTGTACTGGCGGGCGGCGCGTCCGGCGAGGATCGTTCCGGCGGAGCGCTCGACGCCGTCGTTGTTCGCGGGCGTGTACGAGAAGATCCGGGCGAGGCCCTCTCCGACGTCGCCGCCGACGCGGGCGGTGGCCCCTGCGTCGGTGAGCGCCGTGTTGCGCGCCGAGGGGGTGGACCGGAGCTGGTGGGCGGCGTGGAAGAAGGCGCTCCCGGCGAGGAGCAGGACGGCGACGGCCGCGGCGAGGGCGGCCCTCCGCCAGGTCGCGGGGAAGGACCGGGTGGCGGGACCCGCCGGGACCTCGCCGTCCCCATCCCCGTCCGCGCCCGCGCCCGCCGGCTCCCGGTCCCCGTCCCCGTCCGCTGCCCCCGGCTCGCCCGCGCCCTCGGTGTCGGAGGCCGCGTCGGGCGCGGCTTCCGGCGTCGCGTCGGCCGCGGCTTCCGGCGTCGCGTCCGCCGTGGGTTCGGCCGTCGCCTCCGGACGCTCCGGTGCCTCTCCCCCGTCCGTCGCGGGTACGGGGGCCCGGCCCGCCGTCGTCCCGCGCAAGAGTCGCGTCATTCGCCCTCGCCCTCCTCGGCACCGGCGACGGGGACCGCGCTCAGCGCCGCGACCTTCCAGGTGTCCTCGCCGGTGCGCGTCAGGACCGCCTCCAGGCGCTTGCGGTCGGTGGTCGCGACGCCGCCTCCGCGCGGGGTGACGTCGACGCGGACGGTCGCGATGAGTTTCGCCGTACCGGCTCTCGCGTCGAGCGCCGTCAGGGCGGCCTCGGTCACCGTGGCGCGCGCCGAGGCGCCCACCGCGGGTGCGGTGCGCCCCAGTTCGGAGCGGAGCGGTCCGGTGGACGCGTCGCGCCAGGCCAGGATGCCCGCCTCGGCCTGTTCGCGGGTCGAGGCGTCGAGGGAGTTGAGGACGGTGAGACGGGACCGGCCCTCGGCGAGTGCCGTGTCCCGCTCACGGCCGAAGGCGAGGCCGTCGTCGGTACGGGCCTGCGCGTAGGTCCAGGCCCCGGTGCCGCAGAAGCCCAGGGCGACGACGAGGGCGCCCGCGCCGAGGATCCGGCCGCGCCTCATCGGGTGGCCCCGGTGTCCAGGCCGAGGAGACCGGCCATGTCCGTCGGTCCGCCGTTCTGGCCGGGGAGCGCGAGCGCGCCGGGCAGTGCCTGTCGCGTGTCCGTGGCGGTGGGCGCGCTGCCCGAGGGCAGGGACCCGGGCCGGGCCGGTACGGGGACGGCGCCGCCCTTCGGCGCGTGGGCCGAACCGCGGACGTTGACCCCGGCCGCCGCGGAGCCCGTACAGGAGGCGCCGGTGTTGAGGGCGGGCGCGGTGCCCAGGTCGAGGCCGTTGCGGTAGCGCGTCGCGCCGTATCCCGAGGTGCAGGGCAGTGGTGTGAAGAAGGTGACGGCCATGCCGAAGTTCATGCGGCCCCCTTCGACGGTGGTGGCTCCGGCCGAGACGGCCGCCGGGTACTTCACGAACAGTTCCTCCATGCCGCGCTGCCGGGTGACGGCGATCTCCGAGGTGGTCAGGAGGTTGGCGAGGACGACGCTCAGGCTCGGGTCGAGGTCCCGCAGGAGCCCGCTGACCTGTCCGGTCGCGTCGGGGGTGACGGCGAGGAGGCGGCGGAGGTCGCCGTCGGAACCCTTGAGGGTGGTGGCCAGGGTGCGCGCGCCGGTGGCGAAGTCGCGGATGGCGCGGCTCTCCTGGGCCTGGGTGCGCAGGACGACCTCTCCGTCGTTGATGAGCCGGGTGGTGGCCGGCATCGAGGTGTCGGCGGCCTGGACGAAGCGGCTGCCGCTGTCGAGGAGGACCTGGAGGTCGTCGCCGTGTCCCTGGAAGGCCTTGCCGAGTTCGTCGACGACCGTGCGCAGGGACTCCAGGGGTACGGAGCCGGTCAGGTCGTTCATGCTCGCGAGGACGTCGGTGACCGGTGCCGGGACCTGGGTGTCGGACTGTTCGATGCGGGCGCCGTCGGCGAGGAAGG
This sequence is a window from Streptomyces sp. NBC_00691. Protein-coding genes within it:
- a CDS encoding DUF6011 domain-containing protein encodes the protein MGDEPLAIPIDSAPEAEPGARPRRIACRLCGRPLTGADSRRTGLGPTCDAKLHPPAPDIRTRRHEVDQDTLPGMDPSATG
- a CDS encoding glutathione peroxidase — translated: MSLYDIPLKTLTGQPVSLADYRDRAVLVVNVASKCGLTPQYEGLEKLQKEYGDRGFTVLGVPCNQFAGQEPGSADEIQTFCSTTYGVSFPLLEKTDVNGEDRHPLYTELVKAADAEGAAGDVQWNFEKFLIGRDGQVTRFRPRTEPDAPEIVAAIESQLV
- a CDS encoding putative protein N(5)-glutamine methyltransferase; the protein is MGVVERLRAAGCVFAEEEAEMLLAAAAGPAELDLMVERRASGLPLEHVVGWAAFAGLRVVVDGGVFVPRRRTEFLIEHAVDLARPGAVCVDLCCGSGAAAAVLLDRVEGAEVHASDIEPAAVRCARRNVEPRGGRVYGGDLFAPLPRELRGRVEILVANVPYVPTGDIGLLPPEARDHEPLVTLDGGPDGLDVLRRVAAEAPEWLAPGGRLLVETSERQAERAVAAVTAHGMEARVLSCEERYATVLVATWAG
- a CDS encoding nuclear transport factor 2 family protein; this encodes MTRPVRTTAGIRPALAVALVLTLAAGASAAWAGQDWYAAAHDDSAAYAVQRDEALAAGEQAVQNLNTLDHQRVEQGLDLWESSTTGDLHKQLVEGREEFTGQVRTARTVTTARVLSGAVTELDDRAGRARLLVALRITVTTPDSKSTEKDSRMLGELTRTDGQWKLSALGQAPVGGTAAG
- a CDS encoding MlaD family protein, giving the protein MITRTVRLKNLAFLVIAVLVLGFVGVRYADLGRYAGVADHYTVKVHLARTGGLFTHSDVTYRGVSVGRVGDIGLTAEGVVADLRIKRSAPKIPADARAVVAGLSAVGEQYIDLRPESDDGPFLADGARIEQSDTQVPAPVTDVLASMNDLTGSVPLESLRTVVDELGKAFQGHGDDLQVLLDSGSRFVQAADTSMPATTRLINDGEVVLRTQAQESRAIRDFATGARTLATTLKGSDGDLRRLLAVTPDATGQVSGLLRDLDPSLSVVLANLLTTSEIAVTRQRGMEELFVKYPAAVSAGATTVEGGRMNFGMAVTFFTPLPCTSGYGATRYRNGLDLGTAPALNTGASCTGSAAAGVNVRGSAHAPKGGAVPVPARPGSLPSGSAPTATDTRQALPGALALPGQNGGPTDMAGLLGLDTGATR